Proteins encoded within one genomic window of Priestia megaterium:
- a CDS encoding MerR family transcriptional regulator — MSYTISQVSDQTGLSIHTLRYYEKEGITPIIKRNESGRRIYEAKDIEWLKYICCFRATGMTIADLKEFVALVMRGDETIDQRISMLKKQNENINSKINQLMSYQAMIDHKINWYSKDIGHSKVCPREGSIENRMNSE; from the coding sequence ACAATTAGTCAGGTATCAGATCAAACAGGCTTATCAATTCATACTTTGCGATATTATGAAAAAGAAGGTATTACTCCGATTATTAAGCGAAATGAAAGTGGCAGACGTATTTATGAAGCTAAAGATATTGAATGGCTTAAATATATTTGCTGTTTCCGAGCAACGGGTATGACCATTGCTGATTTAAAAGAATTTGTAGCTCTTGTAATGCGGGGTGATGAAACAATTGATCAACGAATATCAATGCTTAAAAAACAAAATGAAAACATAAATTCAAAAATAAATCAATTGATGTCTTATCAAGCAATGATTGACCATAAAATTAACTGGTACAGCAAGGATATAGGTCATAGTAAAGTTTGTCCTAGAGAAGGAAGTATTGAGAATCGAATGAATTCAGAGTAA
- a CDS encoding VOC family protein produces MKINHLNLTVTDVPATQIFLETYFGLTCKSSKGKGFAVMLDNDDFVLTLMKGNEVHYPKSFHIGFSQKNEEEVNKINQRLKEGGFNVEPPKQLHRYTFYVESPEGFLIEVFY; encoded by the coding sequence ATGAAAATTAATCACCTCAATCTAACTGTTACAGACGTACCGGCTACTCAGATTTTTTTGGAAACCTATTTTGGTTTAACATGTAAGTCAAGCAAAGGAAAAGGCTTTGCAGTAATGTTGGATAATGATGATTTTGTGCTTACTTTAATGAAGGGTAATGAAGTCCATTATCCAAAAAGTTTCCATATTGGATTCTCTCAGAAAAATGAAGAGGAGGTAAACAAAATCAATCAAAGATTGAAAGAAGGAGGATTTAACGTAGAACCGCCAAAACAATTACATCGTTATACCTTTTATGTAGAGTCACCTGAAGGATTCCTAATTGAAGTATTCTATTAA
- a CDS encoding ABC transporter permease: MKNKTGVLLERLMRNIMRSPDTIITVAITPIMMMLLFVYVFGGAINTGTDNYVNYLLPGILLMAIASGVAYTSVRLFTDVKSGLMARFITMPIKRSSVLWAHVLTSLVSNALTIVVVILVALLMGFRSSADILDWLAVAGILGLFTLALTWLAVIPGLTARSMEGATGYSYPLIFLPFISSAFVPTETMPKIVRAFAENQPVTSIVNTIRALLYNGSVGNDIWIALAWCVGIMVIAYFFASKEFKRKLG, from the coding sequence ATGAAAAACAAAACAGGTGTATTACTAGAGCGTTTGATGCGCAACATCATGCGCAGTCCGGATACGATTATTACGGTGGCAATTACGCCGATTATGATGATGTTACTGTTTGTCTACGTATTTGGTGGCGCCATAAATACAGGAACAGACAATTACGTCAATTATTTATTACCGGGAATCTTGCTGATGGCTATCGCATCCGGCGTCGCTTATACTTCCGTGCGACTGTTTACGGATGTAAAAAGTGGACTGATGGCGCGTTTCATTACAATGCCTATTAAACGTTCTTCCGTATTATGGGCTCACGTGTTGACATCCCTTGTTTCTAATGCGCTTACTATCGTGGTAGTTATCCTCGTTGCGCTCCTGATGGGTTTTCGTTCTAGCGCTGATATCCTGGATTGGCTGGCGGTAGCCGGGATACTCGGGCTGTTTACGCTAGCCCTAACATGGCTGGCTGTTATTCCAGGGTTGACAGCGAGATCTATGGAAGGGGCCACAGGCTACTCGTACCCACTGATTTTCCTACCTTTTATCAGTTCCGCCTTTGTTCCCACTGAAACGATGCCTAAAATTGTTCGTGCATTTGCTGAGAACCAGCCCGTGACTTCAATCGTGAATACGATTCGTGCACTCTTGTATAATGGGTCTGTTGGCAACGATATCTGGATCGCACTTGCCTGGTGCGTCGGTATCATGGTCATCGCTTACTTCTTCGCCAGTAAAGAATTTAAACGCAAATTAGGGTAA
- a CDS encoding ABC transporter ATP-binding protein — protein MKNEAISVKGLKKSFKDKEVLKGVDFEVHRGEIFALLGSNGAGKTTTVNILSTLMKADNGEVSIYGFDVQRQSADVRQSISLTGQFAALDGMLTGKENLIMIAKLRGVSNPYQVADNLLARFSLTDAANRRADQYSGGMKRRLDIAMSLIGAPAVIFLDEPTTGLDPEARIEVWNTVKELAGGGTTILLTTQYLEEAEQLADRIAILHGGKIIKTGTLTELKEMFPPAKVEYIEKQPTLEEIFLSIIGKKEES, from the coding sequence ATGAAGAATGAAGCTATTTCTGTAAAAGGGTTAAAAAAATCTTTTAAAGACAAAGAAGTTTTAAAAGGAGTAGATTTTGAGGTGCATCGTGGTGAAATTTTCGCACTGCTGGGTTCAAATGGAGCAGGCAAGACGACGACAGTCAACATTCTCTCAACACTGATGAAGGCCGATAACGGCGAAGTAAGTATTTACGGCTTTGACGTCCAGCGTCAATCGGCTGACGTTCGCCAGAGCATCAGCCTAACGGGGCAGTTCGCAGCTTTAGACGGCATGCTCACTGGGAAAGAAAACCTGATAATGATCGCCAAGTTGCGAGGGGTATCTAATCCCTATCAAGTAGCTGACAATCTACTTGCAAGATTCAGCCTGACCGACGCAGCCAACCGCCGGGCGGATCAATATTCTGGCGGGATGAAGCGCCGTCTTGACATAGCTATGAGTCTGATTGGGGCGCCAGCAGTCATTTTTCTCGACGAACCCACGACAGGACTTGATCCGGAAGCCCGGATTGAAGTCTGGAACACCGTCAAAGAGCTTGCTGGCGGCGGTACGACCATCTTGCTCACAACTCAATATTTGGAGGAAGCTGAACAATTGGCAGACCGTATAGCCATCCTACATGGCGGAAAAATCATCAAGACCGGTACTCTTACCGAACTCAAAGAGATGTTCCCCCCAGCAAAAGTGGAATACATTGAGAAGCAGCCAACATTGGAGGAAATCTTCCTCTCAATCATCGGCAAAAAGGAGGAGAGCTAA
- a CDS encoding DUF1048 domain-containing protein has protein sequence MIEIFKKMIGDKKEYKMMMARVEDLPKDYQFVFKKIQNYMWNFSSGNGMDMLHMQYELIELFEAGAAEGRQVLEITGDDVASFADELVANARTYMAKYREDLNQSIMERLGKNKFNQ, from the coding sequence ATGATAGAAATATTCAAAAAAATGATTGGTGATAAAAAAGAGTATAAAATGATGATGGCACGGGTTGAAGACCTGCCAAAGGACTACCAGTTTGTATTTAAGAAAATTCAAAACTACATGTGGAATTTCTCATCTGGAAACGGGATGGATATGTTACACATGCAGTATGAATTAATTGAGTTATTTGAAGCAGGTGCTGCAGAAGGTAGACAAGTGCTAGAAATCACTGGGGACGACGTGGCTTCCTTTGCTGATGAACTAGTGGCAAATGCTAGGACCTATATGGCCAAGTATCGTGAAGATTTGAATCAGAGTATCATGGAACGATTAGGGAAAAATAAATTCAATCAGTAA
- a CDS encoding PadR family transcriptional regulator: MENLTEMLKGSLEGCVLEIISRHETYGYEITRRLNELGFTEVVEGTVYTILVRLEKKKLVNIEKKPSDMGPPRKFYSLNEAGRKELELFWKRWDFVSSKINVLKSN; encoded by the coding sequence ATCGAAAATTTAACTGAAATGCTGAAGGGTTCGCTGGAAGGCTGTGTGTTAGAAATTATCAGCCGCCATGAAACCTATGGCTACGAGATTACACGCCGCCTGAACGAGCTTGGGTTTACCGAGGTCGTAGAAGGAACGGTCTACACTATTCTCGTACGATTAGAAAAGAAAAAACTGGTGAACATAGAAAAAAAACCATCAGATATGGGCCCACCCCGCAAGTTTTACTCACTTAATGAGGCTGGGCGTAAGGAACTTGAGTTGTTTTGGAAAAGGTGGGATTTTGTATCATCAAAAATCAACGTCTTGAAGTCAAACTAG